A window of Ignavibacterium sp. contains these coding sequences:
- the purL gene encoding phosphoribosylformylglycinamidine synthase subunit PurL, which yields MKEPEVTLELALEHGLIEEEYNRILKILGRTPTFTELGIFSVMWSEHCSYKNSIAQLKTLPRSGGRLLVAAGEENAGLIDIGDDLAVAFKIESHNHPSAVEPYQGAATGVGGIMRDIFTMGARPIASLNSLRFGSLEDARTRYLFDGVVRGIGDYGNSFGVPTVAGEVYFDESYQGNPLVNAMAVGIVNKKHVASAVAKGVGNPVMIVGSSTGRDGIHGATFASEEISEKSESKRPSVQVGDPFTEKLLLEATLEIIKNGWLIGIQDMGAAGISCSTSEMSAKGKAGMKINLDKVPLREDGMTAYEIMLSESQERMLCCVKKGFEDKVKQVFEKWDLNCEIIGEVTDDGLLHIDYQGERKATIPAFELVLGGGAPVYIRDQKEPEYLKETRKFNKSTLPEPKDLKETFLKVFSSPNIVSKQWVYHQYDTMVRTNTIVGPGCDSAVIYIKGTNKALAMKTDCNSRYVYLNPKEGTKIAVAECARNIVCSGGVPLGVTNCLNFGNPYKPEVYWQFAQAISGMGEACRKFDTPVTGGNVSFYNESPDAAVYPTPTIGMVGVVEDLKHITTSYFKDEGDVIYLLGEDKEEIGGSEYLKIIHNIVAGDCPQINLDEEKKLHDIVLNLIRKGLIKSAHDITEGGVASALAECCIVNQEKQIGCEVQIPIKSRKDFSLFSESQTRIIISTSESNSLKLEHELKLSNISFIKLGSVKGTSLKIKDFFEIGLNELSEIYFNTIPKIMSGEE from the coding sequence ATGAAAGAACCAGAAGTTACACTTGAGCTTGCTTTAGAGCATGGATTAATTGAAGAAGAGTATAATCGTATTTTAAAAATTCTCGGTCGAACACCAACTTTTACAGAGCTTGGAATTTTTTCTGTAATGTGGAGTGAGCATTGCAGTTATAAAAATTCCATTGCGCAATTAAAAACTTTACCACGCAGCGGTGGAAGGTTGCTTGTTGCGGCTGGAGAAGAAAACGCCGGACTTATTGACATCGGTGATGACTTAGCAGTAGCATTTAAAATTGAAAGCCATAATCATCCTTCAGCTGTTGAACCGTATCAGGGAGCAGCAACAGGTGTTGGTGGAATTATGCGTGATATTTTTACAATGGGCGCTCGTCCAATTGCTTCATTAAATTCACTTCGCTTTGGTTCATTAGAAGATGCTCGCACAAGATATTTATTTGACGGTGTTGTTCGTGGAATCGGAGATTATGGCAACAGCTTTGGAGTTCCAACTGTAGCCGGAGAAGTTTACTTCGATGAATCATATCAGGGCAATCCGCTTGTAAATGCAATGGCAGTTGGAATTGTAAACAAAAAACATGTTGCTTCTGCAGTGGCAAAAGGCGTCGGAAATCCTGTAATGATTGTTGGCTCATCAACAGGAAGAGACGGAATACACGGTGCAACATTTGCATCAGAAGAAATTTCTGAAAAGTCTGAATCGAAAAGACCATCTGTTCAGGTTGGTGATCCTTTTACAGAAAAACTTTTACTTGAAGCAACTCTTGAAATTATAAAAAATGGTTGGCTCATCGGAATTCAGGATATGGGTGCTGCAGGAATTTCCTGTTCGACAAGTGAGATGAGTGCAAAGGGAAAAGCCGGAATGAAAATAAATCTTGATAAAGTACCGCTTCGGGAAGATGGAATGACTGCTTATGAAATAATGCTGAGTGAAAGTCAGGAACGAATGCTCTGCTGTGTCAAAAAAGGTTTTGAGGATAAAGTTAAACAGGTTTTTGAAAAGTGGGATTTAAATTGTGAAATTATTGGTGAAGTAACTGATGATGGTCTTCTACACATTGATTATCAGGGAGAGCGCAAAGCAACCATTCCTGCTTTTGAACTTGTTCTCGGTGGTGGCGCTCCGGTATATATCCGTGATCAAAAAGAACCTGAGTATCTGAAAGAAACAAGAAAGTTTAATAAAAGTACTTTACCGGAACCAAAAGATCTTAAAGAAACATTTTTAAAAGTTTTCTCATCACCTAACATAGTTTCAAAGCAATGGGTTTATCATCAATATGATACGATGGTAAGAACTAACACAATTGTTGGTCCTGGTTGTGATTCTGCAGTAATTTATATCAAAGGGACTAATAAAGCATTGGCGATGAAGACAGATTGCAACTCACGGTATGTTTATCTTAATCCAAAAGAAGGAACAAAGATTGCAGTTGCAGAATGCGCAAGAAATATTGTTTGTTCCGGTGGCGTTCCACTTGGAGTTACGAATTGCCTGAACTTTGGTAATCCATATAAACCTGAAGTTTACTGGCAGTTCGCACAAGCAATATCGGGAATGGGAGAAGCTTGCAGAAAGTTTGATACTCCTGTTACAGGTGGGAATGTAAGTTTTTATAACGAATCTCCTGATGCAGCTGTTTATCCAACACCAACAATTGGAATGGTTGGAGTGGTTGAAGATTTAAAACACATAACAACATCTTACTTTAAGGATGAAGGTGATGTAATTTATTTATTAGGTGAAGACAAAGAAGAAATTGGTGGAAGCGAGTATTTGAAAATAATTCATAACATTGTCGCTGGTGATTGTCCGCAAATAAATCTTGATGAAGAAAAAAAATTGCACGATATTGTGTTAAATCTTATAAGAAAAGGATTGATTAAATCTGCACATGATATTACCGAAGGAGGAGTCGCTTCAGCTTTGGCTGAGTGCTGTATTGTAAACCAGGAAAAACAGATTGGTTGTGAAGTTCAAATTCCAATTAAATCCAGAAAAGATTTCAGTTTATTTTCTGAATCTCAAACAAGAATAATTATTTCGACATCAGAATCAAATTCTCTTAAACTTGAACATGAACTTAAACTCAGTAACATCTCATTCATCAAATTAGGTTCAGTAAAAGGAACTTCACTTAAGATTAAAGATTTTTTTGAGATAGGTTTGAATGAGCTATCAGAAATTTACTTTAACACTATTCCAAAGATTATGAGCGGTGAAGAATAA
- a CDS encoding YihY/virulence factor BrkB family protein: MKNKLLEIVKESKLYEFYRKARLLVHLNPVWAKVWSFIKHYFGGLYDRIDRHHVFLLSGGLAFSLFTCIIPLVLIAFWILGNFLSSEEMELQIINLINTVIPYDQYAEFTKQIIFSRVYEVVEFKNAAGIIGFVGLFFAASGFFSSMRTVLNKINGQEVDVNFFLGKLRDFLIIIVAILLFFASILALPFIELLRKIADVTEYLQFFNAPVFQQLYTILISFLVILFLMYLFYRLVPTRKIRRTSALMGAIWASLLWVGAKTAFGYYISHFQTWGKIYGTYALLVVIAFWIYYTAAVFIIGAEIGKLFDERRNDINSGKS, translated from the coding sequence GTGAAGAATAAGCTCTTAGAAATAGTAAAGGAGTCAAAGTTATATGAGTTTTATCGCAAAGCAAGATTACTGGTTCATCTAAATCCTGTCTGGGCAAAAGTCTGGTCATTCATCAAACATTACTTTGGCGGTCTTTATGACAGGATAGATCGTCATCATGTATTCTTACTCTCAGGTGGACTTGCATTCTCACTTTTTACCTGCATCATACCGCTTGTTCTGATTGCTTTCTGGATACTTGGAAATTTTCTGAGTTCAGAGGAAATGGAACTGCAGATAATAAATCTTATCAATACAGTAATTCCTTATGATCAATATGCTGAGTTCACAAAACAAATAATATTCAGTCGTGTTTATGAAGTAGTTGAATTCAAAAACGCTGCAGGAATAATTGGTTTTGTCGGTTTGTTCTTTGCCGCAAGTGGTTTCTTCAGCAGTATGCGAACTGTTTTAAATAAGATTAACGGACAGGAAGTTGATGTAAATTTCTTTTTAGGAAAACTCAGGGACTTTTTAATTATCATCGTAGCTATTTTACTTTTCTTTGCATCGATACTTGCTTTACCTTTTATTGAATTATTAAGAAAGATTGCGGATGTAACTGAGTATCTGCAATTTTTTAATGCACCTGTATTTCAGCAGCTTTATACAATTTTAATTTCCTTCCTTGTAATATTGTTTCTTATGTATTTGTTCTATCGGTTGGTGCCTACACGCAAAATAAGACGAACCTCTGCATTGATGGGGGCAATTTGGGCTTCATTACTTTGGGTTGGAGCCAAAACTGCTTTTGGTTATTATATCTCTCACTTTCAAACCTGGGGAAAAATTTATGGTACATATGCTTTGCTTGTTGTAATCGCATTTTGGATATACTACACAGCTGCCGTTTTTATTATCGGTGCAGAAATCGGAAAACTTTTTGATGAGAGAAGGAATGATATTAATTCCGGAAAATCATAA
- a CDS encoding cytochrome c, translating into MKRMLNSALPLVFVLVVTILITSCGGDEQKAADFSKTKSVNNDLSAGLSEFELENGIGPVKQKLELGPIDPKLVKKGEEIFNTKCVACHKLDERYVGPAQRDVIKRRTPEFIMNMMLNPEEMQQKHPVVKKLLAEYMTQMTNQNLSFDDARALLEYFREVGK; encoded by the coding sequence ATGAAAAGAATGTTAAACAGTGCTTTACCGCTTGTGTTTGTTCTTGTGGTTACCATTCTGATTACTTCCTGTGGAGGAGATGAACAAAAAGCTGCAGACTTCAGCAAAACAAAGTCAGTTAATAATGATTTATCTGCCGGACTTTCTGAGTTCGAACTAGAGAACGGAATTGGACCGGTGAAACAAAAACTCGAATTAGGACCCATTGATCCAAAATTAGTTAAAAAGGGGGAGGAGATATTTAATACAAAATGTGTTGCTTGCCATAAACTCGATGAACGCTATGTTGGTCCGGCGCAAAGAGATGTGATTAAAAGAAGAACCCCGGAGTTCATCATGAATATGATGTTAAATCCTGAAGAAATGCAACAAAAACATCCTGTTGTTAAAAAGCTCTTAGCAGAATATATGACTCAGATGACAAATCAAAATCTTTCATTCGATGATGCAAGAGCATTACTTGAATATTTCAGAGAAGTGGGCAAATAA
- the nosZ gene encoding Sec-dependent nitrous-oxide reductase yields MKSNNKKSLIILSLTFISVAVFYFGCQQSKDAISGDVASQVYVAPGSYDEFYLFTSGGFSGQLGVYGLPSGRHFKTVSVFSQNPETGYGYSEDTKAMLMTSYGFIPWDDAHHPELSMTDGVPDGRFIFINGNNTPRVAKIDLRTFETTEIVEIPNSAGNHASPFVTENTEYIVASTRFSVPIPQADVPLTSYKENFKGTISFIALDPKTERLNLAFQIIVPGFNYDLAHAGKGPSHDWAFFTSYNTEQANSLLEINASKNDKDFIAAVNWKLAEKYVKEGKAKKMSAKYYHNYYDEKKHFAFSDVKKEVLVLDPKDCPGMIYYLPTPKSPHGVDVDPSGEYIVAGGKLATVIPVHSFSKMIKAIEEKKFDGEVDGIPVLQYDAVVAGEVQNPGLGPLHTEFDGNGYAYTSAFISSEIVKWKLGTWEVVDRIPVYYSIGHLCIPGGDSKKPWGKYVIALNKITKDRYLPTGPELTQSAQLIDITGEKMKMLLDFPTVGEPHYAQAIAADILMKNSTKFYKIEENQHPYKTNGEKEARVERKGNNVHVYMTAIRSHFAPDNIEGIKVGDNVYFHVTNLEQDWDIPHGFVVKGMTNSELLIMPGQTKSILWKPMKPGVYPFYCTDFCSALHQEMQGYVRVSPANSNVPLVYYTGSPEKK; encoded by the coding sequence ATGAAATCAAATAATAAAAAAAGCTTAATTATTTTAAGCTTAACTTTTATCTCAGTTGCTGTTTTTTATTTTGGCTGTCAGCAGTCAAAAGATGCTATTAGCGGTGATGTTGCTTCTCAGGTTTATGTAGCTCCCGGCTCTTATGACGAATTTTACCTCTTTACTTCAGGTGGATTTAGTGGACAACTGGGCGTTTATGGACTACCTTCCGGTAGACATTTCAAAACCGTATCTGTTTTTTCTCAAAATCCTGAAACAGGCTATGGTTATTCTGAAGATACAAAGGCAATGTTGATGACTTCGTATGGATTTATTCCCTGGGATGATGCTCACCATCCTGAGCTTTCAATGACTGATGGGGTTCCTGATGGAAGATTTATCTTTATTAATGGAAATAACACACCGAGAGTTGCTAAAATTGATCTGAGAACATTTGAAACTACAGAGATTGTAGAAATTCCTAATTCAGCTGGAAACCATGCTTCACCATTTGTTACAGAAAACACTGAATACATAGTTGCATCAACCCGTTTTAGTGTACCAATTCCTCAAGCTGATGTTCCTTTAACTTCTTATAAAGAAAACTTTAAAGGTACAATTAGCTTTATTGCACTTGACCCAAAGACAGAAAGACTAAACCTTGCTTTTCAAATAATTGTTCCTGGTTTTAATTATGATCTTGCACATGCTGGTAAAGGTCCTTCACACGATTGGGCATTCTTTACTTCTTATAATACAGAACAGGCAAATTCACTTCTTGAAATTAATGCTTCGAAAAATGATAAAGACTTTATTGCTGCAGTTAATTGGAAACTTGCAGAGAAGTATGTAAAAGAAGGCAAAGCTAAAAAAATGAGTGCTAAATACTATCACAATTATTATGATGAGAAAAAGCATTTTGCATTTAGTGATGTTAAAAAAGAAGTTCTTGTGCTTGATCCTAAAGATTGTCCGGGGATGATTTATTATTTACCTACACCTAAATCTCCACATGGTGTTGATGTTGATCCATCAGGTGAATACATTGTTGCTGGTGGTAAGCTCGCAACAGTAATTCCGGTTCACTCATTCAGCAAGATGATTAAAGCAATTGAAGAAAAGAAATTCGACGGTGAAGTTGATGGAATACCTGTTCTTCAATATGATGCAGTTGTAGCTGGTGAAGTGCAGAATCCTGGTTTAGGTCCGCTACATACAGAATTTGATGGAAATGGTTATGCCTATACTTCAGCATTTATTTCATCAGAGATTGTAAAGTGGAAATTAGGTACCTGGGAAGTGGTTGACAGAATTCCGGTTTATTATTCAATCGGACATCTTTGCATTCCCGGTGGCGATAGCAAAAAGCCGTGGGGTAAATATGTTATTGCGTTAAATAAAATTACAAAAGACAGATACCTTCCAACCGGACCGGAATTGACTCAATCAGCTCAGTTAATTGATATAACCGGTGAAAAGATGAAAATGTTACTCGACTTTCCAACAGTTGGAGAACCTCATTATGCACAGGCAATTGCTGCTGACATTTTAATGAAGAATAGTACTAAGTTCTATAAGATTGAAGAAAATCAACATCCGTATAAAACTAATGGCGAAAAAGAAGCTCGTGTTGAAAGAAAAGGTAATAATGTGCATGTTTATATGACTGCAATCAGAAGCCACTTTGCACCGGATAACATCGAGGGAATTAAAGTTGGTGACAATGTCTATTTCCATGTTACCAATTTAGAGCAGGATTGGGATATTCCACATGGTTTTGTTGTAAAAGGAATGACAAATTCTGAATTACTAATAATGCCTGGACAAACAAAATCAATTTTGTGGAAACCAATGAAGCCAGGTGTTTATCCATTTTACTGCACAGACTTCTGTTCGGCTTTACATCAGGAAATGCAGGGCTATGTAAGAGTATCGCCTGCAAATTCAAATGTGCCACTTGTTTATTACACCGGAAGTCCGGAAAAGAAATAA
- a CDS encoding cupin domain-containing protein, giving the protein MEILKEKLFEAIKIQEKSIVSRQIIKKPNGNITLFAFDKDESLTEHTSPYEALVQIVKGRMTITIGGNPFQVEEGEIILLPPNIPHGLLALESTIMLLTMIK; this is encoded by the coding sequence ATGGAGATTTTGAAAGAGAAATTATTTGAAGCAATTAAAATTCAGGAGAAGTCTATTGTTAGCAGACAGATTATTAAAAAGCCAAATGGAAATATAACTTTGTTTGCATTTGATAAAGATGAATCTTTAACAGAACATACATCTCCATACGAAGCTCTTGTTCAGATCGTTAAAGGCAGAATGACGATAACAATTGGAGGAAATCCATTTCAGGTTGAGGAAGGAGAAATTATTCTCCTTCCTCCTAATATACCTCACGGACTGCTAGCTCTTGAAAGTACAATAATGTTACTAACTATGATTAAGTAA
- a CDS encoding nitrous oxide reductase accessory protein NosL — translation MKFRLLTLIMMFGLLACSPKPEPIDYGNDICEFCKMNITDNKYAAEIVTHKNKIYKFDSIECLFQFKKSFIKEEEIHSEWVNDFSQPGELINLKNAFFLKSDVYRSPMGMNVLSVASKDKLNEIINKDGGQEMNYNEVFELANEE, via the coding sequence ATGAAATTCAGATTATTAACTCTCATAATGATGTTTGGACTTTTAGCCTGTTCACCAAAACCAGAACCAATTGACTATGGAAATGATATTTGTGAATTCTGTAAAATGAATATTACAGATAATAAATACGCCGCAGAAATTGTTACGCATAAAAATAAAATTTATAAGTTCGATTCAATTGAATGTCTTTTTCAATTCAAGAAAAGTTTTATTAAGGAAGAAGAAATTCATTCTGAATGGGTGAATGATTTTTCACAACCAGGAGAGTTAATCAACTTAAAAAATGCATTCTTTCTTAAAAGTGATGTTTACAGAAGCCCAATGGGAATGAATGTCCTTAGCGTTGCATCAAAGGACAAATTGAATGAAATTATCAACAAAGATGGTGGGCAGGAGATGAATTATAATGAAGTGTTTGAGCTTGCCAACGAAGAGTGA
- a CDS encoding nitrous oxide reductase family maturation protein NosD, producing MKNLIYILLLFISSNIYPQSRLVVTPSDNVEKILESAPEGSTIIFKSGIYKVNNIKIDKPLALEGENYPVLQGNKKDEVLTIKANNVTVKGFKITDAGISYRQENAAIKLVESSDCVIENNILENNFFGIYLSKSYNCVIRNNYLEASNKTETSSGNGIHLWYSKGITIEGNTIIGHRDGIYFEFVMHSLIKNNFSKFNLRYGLHFMFSDSCSYINNTFESNGAGVAVMYTKNVTMKQNKFINNWGAASFGVLLKDLTDCLIEKNHFEKNTNGLYLEGCSRITVRMNNFISNGWGIKLMANSMNNYFYGNNFITNSFDILTNSRNNFNDFSGNYWSRYSGYDLNKDGIGDVAFRPVKMFSVIVERQQTSMILINSLFIELLNLTESVIPSLTPVDLVDNKPSMYQININR from the coding sequence ATGAAAAATCTGATTTACATACTCTTATTATTTATTAGCAGCAATATTTACCCTCAAAGCCGTCTAGTTGTTACTCCTTCTGACAATGTCGAAAAAATATTAGAAAGCGCACCTGAAGGTTCAACTATTATTTTCAAATCTGGAATTTATAAAGTCAATAACATTAAAATCGATAAACCCCTTGCGCTCGAAGGAGAAAATTATCCTGTACTTCAGGGAAATAAAAAAGATGAAGTATTAACAATCAAAGCAAACAATGTTACAGTTAAGGGATTTAAAATCACTGATGCTGGAATCAGCTATCGGCAGGAGAATGCTGCTATAAAATTAGTTGAGTCTTCGGATTGTGTTATTGAAAATAATATTCTTGAAAATAATTTTTTCGGAATTTATCTCTCCAAATCTTACAACTGTGTAATCAGGAATAATTATCTGGAAGCATCAAATAAAACTGAAACCAGCTCCGGTAATGGAATTCATCTCTGGTACAGCAAGGGAATAACAATAGAAGGCAATACTATTATCGGGCATCGTGATGGAATTTATTTTGAATTTGTGATGCATTCTCTGATTAAAAATAATTTCAGCAAATTCAATCTTCGTTATGGATTACACTTTATGTTCTCTGATAGTTGCAGCTACATAAACAACACTTTTGAATCTAATGGTGCTGGCGTTGCGGTTATGTACACTAAAAATGTAACTATGAAGCAAAACAAGTTCATTAACAATTGGGGCGCTGCTTCATTCGGAGTTTTGCTTAAAGATTTGACTGATTGCCTGATTGAAAAAAATCATTTCGAAAAAAATACTAATGGGCTTTATCTTGAAGGATGCAGCAGGATTACTGTGCGAATGAATAATTTCATCAGCAACGGGTGGGGAATTAAACTGATGGCAAACTCAATGAATAATTATTTTTACGGCAATAATTTTATTACTAATTCATTCGATATTCTCACTAACAGCAGAAATAATTTTAATGATTTTTCAGGTAATTACTGGAGTCGTTACAGCGGCTACGATCTTAACAAAGATGGAATTGGTGATGTAGCTTTTCGTCCTGTGAAAATGTTTTCTGTAATTGTTGAAAGACAGCAAACATCAATGATTCTTATCAACAGCTTATTCATAGAGTTGTTGAACCTTACAGAGAGTGTTATTCCGTCACTTACTCCTGTAGATCTTGTAGATAATAAACCGAGTATGTATCAAATAAATATAAACAGATGA
- a CDS encoding ABC transporter ATP-binding protein: MIKFTNIIKKYNKLEVLKGIDAEIQTSKVTAIVGPNGSGKTTLIKIILGLVKADFGSVEINGKKINGDYDYRSNIGYMPQIARYPENLTLYEVLSMIKDLRNRKDQPEEKLIKEFELSGELTKAIRTLSGGNRQKLSAVISLMFDPQILIFDEPTAGLDPVISNRFKEMVFIEKKKGKTIILTSHIMSEVEELADEIIFLLDGKIYYKGSLQNLLIEKGEVKLEKAVAKILEERALWN, encoded by the coding sequence ATGATAAAATTCACTAACATCATAAAAAAGTATAATAAGCTTGAAGTATTAAAAGGAATTGATGCAGAAATACAGACAAGTAAAGTAACTGCAATAGTTGGTCCGAATGGTTCAGGCAAAACTACTTTAATTAAAATAATTCTCGGATTGGTTAAAGCGGATTTTGGTTCAGTAGAAATTAATGGAAAAAAAATTAACGGAGATTATGATTACAGAAGCAACATTGGTTACATGCCACAAATTGCCCGCTATCCGGAAAATCTGACTTTGTATGAAGTTTTGAGTATGATAAAAGATTTACGCAACAGAAAAGATCAACCTGAAGAAAAATTAATTAAAGAGTTTGAACTGTCTGGTGAGCTAACCAAAGCGATTCGCACTTTGTCAGGTGGCAACAGACAAAAGCTTAGTGCTGTAATTTCTCTTATGTTCGATCCGCAAATTTTAATTTTTGATGAACCAACTGCCGGACTGGATCCGGTAATCAGTAACAGATTTAAGGAGATGGTATTTATTGAAAAGAAAAAAGGAAAAACAATTATTCTCACTTCGCACATAATGAGTGAAGTTGAAGAGCTTGCTGATGAAATTATTTTCCTGCTTGATGGTAAGATTTATTACAAAGGTTCATTACAAAATCTTTTAATAGAAAAAGGTGAAGTGAAACTGGAGAAAGCTGTAGCAAAAATTTTAGAAGAAAGAGCGTTGTGGAATTGA
- a CDS encoding DUF2249 domain-containing protein yields MITSDMKISEILNKYPQTLEVFIKVSPHFKKLENKILRKTLASRVNVIQAASIAGVNPDDLLIELNKAIKKDFDMSDTISKNYKIESLNDNKPDELKSISEDIIIELDVRPILEQGKDPFNDIMSKIRELKQDEILLLINSFEPIPLYSVLGNKGFDHYTEKTADVFKVYFFRKKENFKQMENKLFDQTESELKTEKVIELDVRELPPPEPMMKIFEKLNELDDNTILLVHHHREPVMLYPKLEERGFEATAHKIDSNYYKVLIFKKQHKDV; encoded by the coding sequence ATGATTACAAGTGATATGAAAATATCGGAGATACTTAATAAATATCCTCAAACTCTTGAAGTGTTTATAAAAGTAAGTCCTCACTTTAAAAAATTAGAAAATAAAATATTGAGAAAAACTTTAGCAAGCAGAGTTAATGTCATTCAGGCTGCAAGCATTGCCGGAGTTAATCCGGATGATTTACTTATCGAATTAAACAAAGCAATTAAAAAGGATTTTGATATGTCAGATACAATCAGCAAAAATTATAAAATTGAATCTTTAAACGATAACAAACCAGATGAATTAAAATCAATTTCAGAAGATATAATTATTGAGCTTGATGTAAGACCAATTCTTGAACAGGGAAAAGATCCGTTTAATGATATTATGTCAAAAATTAGAGAATTAAAACAAGATGAAATTTTATTGTTGATAAATTCTTTCGAACCTATTCCACTTTATTCTGTACTTGGTAATAAAGGCTTTGACCATTATACGGAAAAAACTGCCGATGTATTCAAAGTTTACTTCTTCAGAAAGAAGGAAAATTTTAAACAAATGGAAAATAAACTTTTTGATCAGACTGAAAGCGAATTGAAGACTGAGAAAGTAATCGAACTTGATGTTCGTGAACTTCCTCCACCTGAACCAATGATGAAAATTTTTGAAAAATTGAATGAGCTTGATGATAACACAATACTACTTGTGCATCATCATCGCGAACCAGTAATGCTTTATCCTAAACTTGAAGAGAGAGGTTTTGAAGCAACGGCTCATAAAATTGATTCCAACTACTACAAAGTTTTGATTTTCAAAAAACAGCATAAAGATGTATGA
- a CDS encoding metal-sulfur cluster assembly factor, with translation MTSKITKEKITDILRTVIDPEIGINIVDLGLVYDINISENNIDITMTLTTPGCPMHGSITNWVKRIIEMTIPDISVNVNLVWEPKWTPDKMSEEAKLQLGM, from the coding sequence ATGACAAGCAAAATAACTAAAGAAAAAATCACTGATATCTTAAGGACAGTAATTGATCCTGAAATAGGTATCAACATAGTAGATCTCGGTTTAGTTTATGATATAAACATCTCAGAAAACAATATTGATATAACAATGACATTAACTACTCCTGGTTGTCCGATGCACGGTAGCATCACAAATTGGGTAAAACGAATCATTGAGATGACAATCCCTGATATTAGTGTAAATGTAAATCTTGTATGGGAACCAAAATGGACACCTGATAAAATGTCAGAAGAAGCTAAACTTCAATTGGGAATGTAA
- a CDS encoding cbb3-type cytochrome c oxidase subunit I: MFTTVRYFIKTSVIFLIVGILTGLYMSISKYIFKAGYSQELISAHTHLILVGSVMMMIMGVALWFFPRAEKDDRRYNPDLILITYWLMTIGTGLRFIFQVTSNFMISDLLRILIALSSIIQVVAMMLFFYSMWGRIRPVGSQIREAKGEKF, encoded by the coding sequence ATGTTCACCACAGTAAGATATTTTATTAAAACCAGTGTAATCTTTCTGATAGTTGGAATATTAACCGGACTCTATATGTCAATTTCAAAATACATCTTTAAGGCCGGATATAGTCAGGAGTTAATTTCAGCACACACTCATTTAATTCTTGTTGGTTCTGTAATGATGATGATAATGGGAGTAGCTTTGTGGTTTTTCCCAAGAGCTGAAAAAGATGATAGAAGATATAATCCCGACCTGATTTTAATTACTTACTGGCTGATGACTATTGGAACAGGATTAAGATTTATTTTTCAAGTTACATCTAACTTTATGATATCTGATTTGCTGAGAATTTTAATAGCTCTCAGTTCAATAATTCAGGTTGTTGCAATGATGCTTTTCTTCTATTCGATGTGGGGAAGAATAAGACCTGTTGGCAGTCAAATTCGTGAGGCAAAAGGAGAAAAATTCTGA
- a CDS encoding DoxX family protein — translation MNLKFFNWFEQNQSYAYAFLRIFVGGALFIRGLLFITDPNKLTQLAGSEKYFWMYSYIAIVHLVGGFLLAIGLFTRLAALIQIPILFGAVFLVHLSKGFLASGQSLELSVMVLFLLSVFFLFGSGELSVDSKKAHKSN, via the coding sequence ATGAATTTAAAATTCTTTAATTGGTTTGAACAAAACCAGAGTTATGCTTATGCATTCCTCAGAATTTTTGTTGGTGGAGCTTTATTCATTCGTGGACTTTTATTTATTACTGACCCTAATAAACTAACGCAGCTTGCCGGAAGTGAAAAATATTTCTGGATGTATTCTTACATCGCAATTGTTCATCTTGTTGGTGGATTTTTGTTAGCAATCGGATTGTTCACACGATTAGCAGCACTTATTCAGATACCAATTCTTTTCGGAGCAGTTTTCTTAGTGCATCTTTCAAAAGGATTTCTTGCAAGCGGTCAATCGCTTGAACTATCTGTGATGGTATTATTTCTTCTCAGTGTTTTCTTTTTATTTGGTTCAGGCGAACTAAGTGTTGACAGTAAAAAAGCACATAAATCAAATTAA